The following proteins come from a genomic window of Nicotiana tomentosiformis chromosome 12, ASM39032v3, whole genome shotgun sequence:
- the LOC117281630 gene encoding uncharacterized protein, producing the protein MRILESHGVDFTTFQLEGRTRRWWQSYLLGRPTGSPPMNWSQFTHRFLDRSIPPSEREELRYQFEHLKQGDMSVTDYEVRFSELSRHALMILPTDAERVRRFVVGLHSSIRANMAREVEMGISYQLVLEIAQRIEGYRQRGKEQMHQDKRAHFSGEFRGAPARGRGGASYFIASRQMKPHENNYHVHDLELAAIVHALKIWRHYLYGVPCEVYTDHRSLQHCFKQRDLNLRQCRWLELLKDYDITILYHPGKANVVADAISRKAWSMGSLAFISMEERPLALDIQSLDNRLVRLDILKPNRVIACVVA; encoded by the exons atgaggatactggagtctcatggggttgacttcactactttccagcttgAGGGCAGgacccgtagatggtggcagtcttatcttcttggcagaccaacaggtTCTCCTCCTATGAATTGGAGCCAGTTCACACATCGTTTCCTGGACAGGTCTATTCCACCCTccgagagggaagagttacggtaTCAGTTTGAGCATCTTAAGCAGGGTGatatgtcagtgaccgactatgaggtgaggttttctgagttgtctcgccatgcacttatgatacttcctaccgatgcagagagagtacgAAGGTTTGTTGTGGGGCTGCACTCCAGTATTAGGGCcaatatggcccgagaggttgagatggggattTCTTATCAGTTGGTTTTAGAGATTGCTcagaggattgagggctaccgtCAGAGGGGGAAAGAGCAGATGCATCAGGATAAGAGGGCTCAtttctctggagagtttagaggtgccccggctaggggcagag gaggggcgagttatttcATTGCTTCACGTCAgatgaagccccatgagaataattatcatgtgcacgatttggagttagccgcgattgttcatgctcttaagatatggaggcattatctgtatggggtgccatgtgaggtttatactgatcatcgcagcttacaACATTgtttcaagcaaagggatctcaatttgaggcagtgtagatggctcgagttactgaaagattatgacatcaccattctttatcatccgggcaaggcaaatgtggtcgcGGATGCCATAAGCAGGAAGGCatggagtatgggtagcttggcatttatttcaatggaggagaggccactagctttggacattcagtccttggataaccgacttgtgaggttggatattttaaagCCTAACCGAGTtattgcatgtgttgttgctTAG